One window of the Cryptomeria japonica chromosome 7, Sugi_1.0, whole genome shotgun sequence genome contains the following:
- the LOC131046231 gene encoding acyltransferase GLAUCE-like → MAASSTTCMRGLRSWTAKVGGRKRARGGGSVEASSTFRCGGFATGTVINHGFMDGIALQEFAKNYTNVARTGDVALLPVTDCTFLKARVPLQIKYQHEELVKPSQLGIDYAPFMQRNMELLRNKVALHNQSEKYVFNLFSLSGETLSLLKLKAKEGGVCHCTSFIAAMAHLWRTRTATMANINANDITIVHYAVDIKSRMTPPLPREYVGNAVKAAYAKATAKELQEQPFSVIVKKLQEAGDRLTDNYIRSTIDWFELHDGVMRLENGFLVTSWTRMEIGDVDFGGKIKSIHAGPVVSGRVDVVIFMADAKDKADIKVYIGLKPSHMARFQILLQNVDTTTAIRV, encoded by the exons ATGGCGGCATCTTCCACTACCTGCATGAGAGGACTTCGCAGTTGGACTGCGAAGGTTGGTGGCCGCAAGAGAGCAAGGGGTGGAGGGTCCGTGGAAGCATCCTCCACG TTCAGATGCGGTGGCTTTGCTACAGGAACTGTTATAAATCACGGTTTTATGGATGGAATTGCATTGCAGGAGTTTGCAAAGAACTACACCAACGTGGCTAGAACAGGAGATGTGGCTCTCCTCCCTGTAACTGATTGTACGTTCTTGAAAGCGCGTGTTCCTCTTCAAATAAAGTACCAGCACGAAGAGTTAGTGAAGCCTTCTCAGCTGGGTATTGATTACGCACCTTTCATGCAAAGAAACATGGAACTATTGCGCAATAAGGTGGCCCTCCACAATCAATCAGAGAAGTATGTTTTTAACCTCTTCTCCTTATCAGGAGAAACGCTTAGTCTCCTCAAGCTAAAGGCAAAGGAAGGGGGAGTTTGTCATTGCACAAGTTTCATTGCAGCAATGGCGCACCTGTGGCGCACAAGAACTGCTACAATGGCAAATATCAATGCCAACGATATTACCATAGTTCACTATGCCGTGGACATAAA GTCAAGGATGACACCTCCTCTTCCACGGGAATATGTTGGGAATGCAGTAAAGGCAGCATATGCAAAGGCAACAGCCAAAGAATTACAAGAGCAACCATTTTCAGTGATTGTGAAAAAATTGCAGGAAGCAGGAGATAGATTGACTGATAATTACATAAGGTCTACTATAGACTGGTTTGAATTACATGATGGAGTGATGCGTTTAGAGAATGGGTTTTTGGTTACATCGTGGACTCGCATGGAAATTGGAGACGTAGACTTTGGAGGGAAGATTAAATCCATCCATGCAGGGCCTGTGGTGTCTGGCAGAGTGGATGTTGTTATATTCATGGCCGATGCAAAGGATAAGGCCGACATAAAAGTTTACATTGGTTTGAAACCCTCCCACATGGCTAGATTTCAAATTCTTTTACAAAATGTGGACACCACTACAGCTATCCGTGTATAA